The genomic window CCCGCCTGGCACCTTGTCTCCCGGGGACAGGTCCGCGATGTGCCGCACGACGATGTCGATGAGGGCCATCATGTCGGTTTGGTAGAAGATGGAGGCGGTGGCGGGGCTGGCGAACACGTCCTGCAGGAACTTGAGGACAGAGTGAGGTGGCTGCGGCTCATGCTTGAAGATGCGCACAGGGTCATCTAGGCGGCAGGGAGAAGCGGGTTGGGACGGGGTcttcatggaggtgctgaactaccTGAGGAAGTCACAGGACCTCCAGTGGAGGCGGGTGGGGCGCTGCCCAGGCCCCAGGGTCCTCACCCCCTCTGTTCACGAGCAGCAGCAATTTCTCAGAGAAGACCCTGACATTGGCGTGTTTGCTCAGGGCGGTCATGACGACATTCTGGTCAGGGGCTGAGGAAGTACACGGGTGTTAGGGGAGCAGGGAGCCTGCTGCACActgccctccctttccctcccctgcaAGCCCTCCGGTCTTCTCAGGCCTCACCCCTACCTGGCAGGTGCAAGTTGAGGGCCAGAAGCAGGTTCATGCAGAGATCCGGCAGCTGCTCCGTGGTGTCCAGGGGCAGCCCGTCCTCGACTATGCTCAGCAGGAACTGGGCGAAGGGTGTGCCCAGGTGCTCTGAGAGAGGCCACACGGGAGgctgcagccctgcccctcctccccaggcccccagtctCCCCGAGAGGGCCTCGGGCGGCTCCTTACCGTAGTGTGCGTAGGGCACCGCCTCCCCCATGGAGAACACCATGGCGAGGATGAGCGCCGAGTAACAGAGCTTCTGGTGGTCTGCGGGAAGCAGTCAGACCACCAAGTCAGAGCCTGTCCAGACGGTGGGCACCCCTGTGCCCCCCCGCCTCGCCCTCGCCTCaccctgtgtgtctgtctgcatgtCCCGCGCCAGCTCCACAGGCAGCACGGATGACACCAGCGTGGAGATGATGGCTGCGTCGAGGCCGCACATAGCCCCGAAACACTTGAGGAGCAGCAGCCGCAGGGACGCCCggtgctcctggcagggccacCGTGAGCTCGGCGCCCGgcatccccacccccgccaccccccacccccagcactgccctccgCCTCCCACTCACCATTTGGTAATAGGCCACCAAGGCCAGCACAGACTCGAACTCATTCCTCTTGCACATTTTCTTGCAAACTTCAGGGTCTGCATCGGTCTGCGGGAGACAGGGTGGGCATGAGCTGCGGGGCCACATGGGCTCAGGGCCCCgacacagaggggagggagcaccCGGGGTAGGGGATGCCATGGGCCCCCGACACACCAGAATGTGCAGCAGCTCCTCCAAGTAGCAGCGGATGACGCTCTCGTCCTCGTACAGGGCCCAGCTGCGCTGCTGCGCATCGTCCTTGTGGCGGGCCAGGTCAGTGAAGATCACCTCCAGCCGCTGCTGGTCATGGCACACCTGCCCCGAGGGCAGGGCGCTGCTCAGGTCCTGAGGGTGAGGGCAAGCCGGGGCTCAGCACACTCGGTCCAACtgcccccacagggcccccaagccctgcaccccaaccccaaccGTGGGTCAGAGGTGTGCGCCCCAGGCAGGGACAGACAAGTCCTCCTACCCCTTCATCACGGACACTCCAATTACTGTCTAACCTGAACCAGAGGGGACCGGAACCCTATGCTCTCCCCGAAAGTGAgtgtcctcacagcagagccttcAACATccatcccacccacacccccatctTTACAGCCCCTCAGGCAGCTTCTGCCAGACACACTGGTGGGTCCCCTCTGACAAATGCCCCAATCCCAGACCCAGAGAGGCACCCTGCACAGGCCCAGGAACCGCACCCCCCCTGCCCAGACCCGACTCACAGCACATCCTCCCATTCTCCATGAAGTTGTGCCAGGCCTGCCACCCAGTCACCTCCCATGCACCCCGAGAATCCAGCCACCAGCAGGGCCTACCCTTCCCCACAAACAACCCAATAACCACTGCTGCCCACGCCAAACCAGAGCTGCGGGTGacaaaggcagagggagggaactTGGGTCCTTCAAACTCTAGTCCCTGACGAGTGCCCCAACCCAccgtgggtggggtgagggagctCGATGGCCTGCTGCCACCACAGCCAACACCGAGGCCCCCTCCTGCCTTCGCTACCCTCTCACCACACAACCCCTGGTGCCCAGCTTGCTGGCCCGGTTCCCCTGCCTGCAGGGAGCCTTGGGCCAGGAGAAGTCTGTGCTGGCAGGTCTGTACATGGCCCCCTTTTTCCTCAGACATCAGCTGCAGCAGCCAGCAAGTACCTGTCTGTGAGACAGGCCGGAGCCGCACGAGGATGGGGTGAGGATGGCGGAGCAGCCCGAGGACGGGGAGGCGCGTGGCCCTGCTGCCCACCCTCACCTTGCCCTCCACCAGCGAGAGGAGGACTTGCTCCATGACCGGGGAGCTGGCCGGCACGGAGGCCTGGATGTGCCCCACCACGACGCCAATGGCCACGCGGCAGAGCTCATGGCTGAGGCCGGTGTTTCTCCGCACGAGCTCCATCAGCTCTGCGCCGATGGTCCTGGGCACGGCCGCCTCAGCCGGCGCCTGCTCCTCTGTGGCCTCCTCGGGACTCGGCTCAGACTTGGCCTCCGGCGCATCAGGGGCCGAGGAGGCTTCTTCTGCCGCCTCTTCGGCAGGGGGCTCCGGGTCAGGTTCCTTGGACGCCGGAGCTTGGGACACGGTGGTGTGGGCGCCTCGGCGAGGCACGGGTGGGGGTGTGGGCGAGCAGCTGGAGCCCGACTCGGACGAGCTGCAGCCCGTGTAGAGGGTGTCCAGGGTCGTGCTGCTGACCGACGAGCCGCTGCAGACGGAGCTGCCCCCCGAGGGCGTGGCGTGGCGGCCTCCTGCAGGCAGGGCAGAGGCTATGCCCCTAGCAGTCAGGGGTGCCCTTCCCTCCGCGGCCAGGCCCCGCCTCCCAGCACGGGGGTCAGAACCCCCAACTGCCCCAACATGCCTGCTGCCCCGCCAGCCTGGAGCCCCTGCCTCCCAGCAAGGGCCCCTATTTCCCACTCCCCATCTTACCACTTCCTGAGACCATCAGGGCCTCACGGTCTCGGCGTTTCACAGGGGGGGGTGGTGTGGTGGGCGCTGCCCGGCGAGGCTGAGGCGGGATCTGGGGAGACAAGTTGCCTTCTGAGGTGCCAGCCTTCCCAGGGTCCGAGGTCCTGGCACAGGCCCGGCTGACCCTGAGGGACCCCCAAAGCTTTCAGTCTACCCTCCTTCCACCCCGCCCCTCTACCTGGTAGAGCCCACCATCTGCTCCAAGGTACTCGGAACTGGGCAGGCTGTGTTGCCTCTCGAACCCCGTTCGACAGACCCCGTTGGGCTGCCTAGAGGCATCCAGGTGGTGGTCACTGGTGGATGAGGGCAGAGCTGCTGGGTTGGTGGCAGCGGCCGGGCCCCTACGGGACAAAGTCTCCTTCCGGTGGTGGATCAGCTTCCTGAGGGCGGGATGGTGGGATGACGGGGAGCGGGAAAGGGGACACCTCACAGCTCCCAAGGGCTTCGGGTACTGGCCCACTCCTCTCTGTACGCCGTcaacccccaaccctgcccaCCACTCAGCCCCAGGCATCACAGGAGCCCCCCCCATCCCTGGGGGCCGGACCCCAAAGACACTCACTGGAGGACCCCTCGCTGCTCCAGGCTGTACTTGCCCCCATCCCGCATGGCCGCATTGTGCACAGCCTCAATGGCCCGGTCGATGGCTTGGAGGACATCGTGGTCCAGGCCCTGGGAGACAGAGGAGGGCCGTCAGCCTGCTCAGACCTGGACGGAAGCTGGGGCCGAGGCGAGCTGCCTGGCCGCTGCCTGCAGTGCAGGGCCTAGAGGCTGAGGGCCGAACACAGCCATGAAATGGGTTTCTCAGAGGAGGCACCATGCAGCTCCCTCACAGACCGGGGGCCCTCCTCAGGATCCTATGCCAGCAGAAACCGAGGCCCTCAGCTAATGCATCTCTGAAAATCAGGGGTGCTGAGCAGAAACATCACGGGAAGCTTGCGTCCAGGGCCGGGTGGACACAGCCGGTCTTGGCGGGGTTCAGCGTCCAGATGGAGATGACAAGCAGGGAGCCTGACATGTCTGGAAAGCTTAGCCGTCCCTGCGCATCCGCTGACCCAAGGGCGGACTGAGGAACGGTTCTGTCCTCTCGCAGCTTCTGCAGACCCAGGAATCTGAGGCTGAGCTGGGCCGGGCTGGACAgatcttctctcctctccctgctacCCTCAGCCTCCCCAGGCTCTGTCTGAGGAGTCCTCCAGGCCCAGAAGATTCCTGGGAAGCAGCAGttgggtctgtgtctgtggcaAAGGATGGCGCAGAGAGGgcggcctggcccctgccccagaTTCTACGGCGCCATTCCCCAAGGCTCTGGGGTCCAATCTCAGCCTGAGTAGCACGGGTGGGGCGTAGGGGGTGGCAGCTGTGGGACCAGccacccccatcccgccccaTCGCTGGCACACATGGCCCATCAGGCTACGCAGAAGCCTCAGAACTGAGGTGACGTCACTCCAAAACAGGTTTGCAAAGCTTCCCTGACagggatggacagatggacgccCACGTCAGTGAAAACCTCTAGGTAGCACGGGGAGCGCCCGAGACGGGAGCCAGACAGGGTGAGAGGAGAAAGATTCAGAGTGAGAAGgacgcgggggaggggaggggggaccaCGCAGACAGAAATGGGAGAACCGGAGCAGGGATGCGCGTCAGAGGAAGGCACACACGTGGAGGAGGATGAGACGCAGAGGAGGACTGCCAGCGATCGGCCGAGAGGGCAACAACACCCAGCCCAGACTCCAGAGCCACTGGTCCTGGCAAAAGGAGGGGCTCCTGCGCAGGGGGCCTTGAGGGAGAGGCAGGACTTGCCTCACAGGCTGCCAACAAGACCCCCAGGAGCCAGATTTGACACGCTCACTCCCACCGCACCAGCCCTGGTGGGGGCCATGGACCACTTCTGCTGAGGCCagacaacacctccaaatttatCCTGTTATTTCTGTCCTGAGCTTGGTAGGGGCAAGATGTTTCCTAAAGGCTGGGGCCAAGAATGGGGCGGGGGTGTGTGGCACAGGACAGGAGGCTCcagaccctccctccccagggtCAGAAGGGACCAGCTGGAGcctggcacccccgcccccacagtaGGGCTATTCTTGGGGAGCAGGCACTGGTACTGCAGCTCCTCTATtagggaagggccagagagagaggggccGGAGGCCTCAAGTTTCTACAACGGGAGCAGCCCCTGACTCTGGAGATGGGGGCACAGTGTCCCTCACTTTAGAGAAAGGAAGTCCGCAAAGCGGGGGCCAGAGGCttgggagaggaggtggggagggcagtgccagggagtgcCAGCAGAGGCGGGCAGCCTTGGGTCTAAAAGGGGGAGCCAGGAATGCAGCAGTACCATCCTAGCTggcctgtgtgaggcccagggtttaatccccaatgCGGCCccaaagcgggggtgggggtgggggggtgtcgcTTGGTAAGAGCTGAGGGGGTGGCTGAGGTACAGATCAGGAAAGTGGGTGGTTATGGCCCCAGGGTccgcagggggaggggagggcgtggAGGACGGTTTGAAACAGGTGGTGTCCATGgcggctggggctcagggggcctagGGTCTGTTAGCGACGGGGACTTGGGCGTCTGAGAACTGGTCAGAATGCGGGTCACTACTCTCAGGGCTGACTTTCGGAATCCATTCAGATGAGGCTTTAAATCTGGGATCCCAAGAAGTCTCAATCTCAGAGTTCATCTTCTGCTAAGTCTGGAAGCCTCTGGCTGTCAAGGGCTGGCATTTCTGCGAGGGTGCTGGCTCCGGGGAAGCCCGTGCGTGCGCCGGAGGGTTTGGGGCGGTGCGTCGGGGGTAAGGGGTCCTGTTCTCACGCTCCCCATCTGATGAAGGCCCCGACAGGCCTGGCTCGGGGTGGTCCGGCGGCCCGGGAGCGGGGTGCGGGAGCGGGGAGGGACACACTCACCTGCAGGCGGTGCAGGTAGGCGGGCGGCACGTAGCCGGTCTCCCCGCTGCGCGCCCGCGCCGCCAGCCACCAGTGCGTGCTGCTGCGCTCCAGCACCAGGAAGGTCTCGCCCGCGGCGAACGCCAGCGCGTTGGGCTCCGCCGAGCGGAAGGCGTACAGCGCGCGGTAcatggggccgggccgggccgcgcagagccggggaggcggcgggggctGCGGAACCAGGACGCCAGGCCCGGGAGCG from Sorex araneus isolate mSorAra2 chromosome 4, mSorAra2.pri, whole genome shotgun sequence includes these protein-coding regions:
- the NCKIPSD gene encoding NCK-interacting protein with SH3 domain, with the translated sequence MYRALYAFRSAEPNALAFAAGETFLVLERSSTHWWLAARARSGETGYVPPAYLHRLQGLDHDVLQAIDRAIEAVHNAAMRDGGKYSLEQRGVLQKLIHHRKETLSRRGPAAATNPAALPSSTSDHHLDASRQPNGVCRTGFERQHSLPSSEYLGADGGLYQIPPQPRRAAPTTPPPPVKRRDREALMVSGSGGRHATPSGGSSVCSGSSVSSTTLDTLYTGCSSSESGSSCSPTPPPVPRRGAHTTVSQAPASKEPDPEPPAEEAAEEASSAPDAPEAKSEPSPEEATEEQAPAEAAVPRTIGAELMELVRRNTGLSHELCRVAIGVVVGHIQASVPASSPVMEQVLLSLVEGKDLSSALPSGQVCHDQQRLEVIFTDLARHKDDAQQRSWALYEDESVIRCYLEELLHILTDADPEVCKKMCKRNEFESVLALVAYYQMEHRASLRLLLLKCFGAMCGLDAAIISTLVSSVLPVELARDMQTDTQDHQKLCYSALILAMVFSMGEAVPYAHYEHLGTPFAQFLLSIVEDGLPLDTTEQLPDLCMNLLLALNLHLPAPDQNVVMTALSKHANVRVFSEKLLLLVNRGDDPVRIFKHEPQPPHSVLKFLQDVFASPATASIFYQTDMMALIDIVVRHIADLSPGDKLRMEYLSLMHAVVRSTPYLQHRHRLPDLQATLRRILAEEDTSPQCQMDRMIVREMCKEFPVLGEAPS